The DNA region AATAACCCGGGAAGATATAACGGAGGTGATGAACCTCTAATAGACCTGGCATCTGGGTTAATTACAAGGGCCGAGATGGAAAAGAGAATGGCAGAACAGTATGCTTATGATAACAAAGATGATTATAGCCGTTTTTTCGAACAAAATAAAGTAACACAGCAGTACGACTTTAATTTTTCTGGTGGTACGGAAAAGGCCCTTTACTACATATCATCAAACCTCACCAGGAACCAGAATTCAAAGATAAAATCGAACGACCAGCGCTTCCTTCTTTCAGGAAGGGGGACCTATAACTTCAATGATAAGTTATCTTTTGTATTGACCACCGATTTCATGCAGAACAAGGGTAATGGGACTCCTGTATACAATTATACAGACTTCTATTCATTTGAGCGGTTCCAGGACGACAATGGCACTCCTTTATCAACATTTGCGGGCTCACCTACCAACCCGCTATATAACCCAGGTATTATTGCCAAAGGATATTATGACAATCGTTACTACCCGCTAAAAGAGATTAATGAGGTAAGCGATCAGAGTAAATCAACATCTAATAAGGTAGTAGGTGATTTGTTCTATAAGATAATACCAGGACTGACGTTAAAAATGGGTGGGGTTTATGAGTACAGCAGCAACAATATTAAACATTACGCCTCCGAGAACGCTGCAGAAATTAAGCAATACGTAAATTTATATTCAGAGGTAGGAACAGACGGCAGCATCAAATTCAATTTGCCAAAAGGAGGGTACAACAAAACCAAGGTGGGTACTACTACAGGCTATACTTTACGTGCCCAGTTAAACTACGACAAAAAATTAAATGAAGATCACGCTATCAATGTAATTACTGGTGCTGAAATCCGTAAAGTTACTTCAGAGTTAAATGGCTACGCAAATTTTGGTTACAGTGAGCAGACGTTATTGCAGCAACCAGTAGATTATAATAAAATCCTGACAGGTTCCTGGTTCAATACGCTTTTCCCTAACAACTCCCTTTCCTATACAGATCTTTTCCAGAAAACCTTCAGTGATGACCGTTTTGCATCTGCCTATTTCAATGGAGTATATGGCTATAAATCAAAGTACATGGTCTCCGGAAGTATCCGTATTGACCAGTCTAATCTTTTCGGGACTGACCCGAAATACCGCTATAAACCACTGTGGTCATTTGGTGTGGCATGGAATGTAGACAAGGAAGCTTTTATGGAAAATGCAGTATGGATAAACAAACTAAAGCTTAGAATATCGGATGGTTTTAACGGAAATGTCTCCAAGGCCAGTTTACCTCAGATTCTTGCCAATTATGCTCAAAACTTACGTACCTCACCCACTTCTACAGGTTTAAATATTCAGAGTCTGGAAAATAGTGCTCTGCGTTGGGAAGAAACCAGTAATTTCAACACAGGTCTAGATTTTACCCTGTTTAACCGCATATCAGGAAGTATTGATTATTACAGCAAACGAAGCAGCGATTTATTAGGTAATACAGCAATCGACCCTACCAAAGGAGCCTCATTTACGACGTTAAATTCTGCAAAAATAAACAATAAAGGACTTGAAATAAGTCTAAACAGCGACTGGTTACATCGCAAGGGCTTTAACTGGAACACCGGTATTGCATTTTCCTACAATACAAGCAAAGTGCTGAACGTTTACCAGAACAACCTTAAACTAAATTATCAATATGTAGATGGCTCAAACGCAAACAATTACATCGTAGGTTATCCGGTTGGTGCCATGTTCAGCTTTAGGTTTGCTGGCCTAAATCAAAGAGGGCTTCCTACTGTGTATGACAAAAATGGGAATACCAAGGAACTTTATGCCAATACCAACGACGAAGGAATAAACGATCTGAACTATTCCGGAAATGGCGTTCCGCCTTACGCAATAGGTATCAGCAACCGCTTTGATATTGGCCCTTTCTATTTATATGCGATGGTTGATCTGTATACTGGTTTTAAAACCCGCATTCCAAGGCCTTCGATATTTAGTAACCGCCCGCTGGAAGGTGCAGAAAACTATTTCAGAACAGCTGGAGACGAAGCAAATACTGATGTATTAGGCTTTTATGCCTTTTCAAACATGGATATCACAAGGACTTTCGCTGTGTATGACAATTCTGACAAATACGTTGTAAATGGTTCTTACATTTTATTGAGAGATGTTACACTATCTTACCGATTTAAAAATCAGGTTTTTAAACAACTCGGCTTTAGCAATTTTGAGCTGAAAGCTCAGGGATCTAACCTTTTCACTAAAGGCTTCAATAAATATAATTACAGCCTTGCTACCGGAAATTATGCCAGGAGAAACCTTGTGCCAACTTTCACCATTGGCTTATTCACTAACTTTTAATCCCAGATCATGAAAACCAGAATATACTATACTTTGCTTGTTTGCTGTGTATTCAGCTTGTTCTCTTCCTGTAAAAAATTCCTGGAAGTAGAGCCTAAGGGGAAAGTAATTTTAAAAACACTTACCGATTATGATCTGCTGCTGAACAGCCAAAACCTGACCAGCAGCGGAGAGCAATTGCTCAACCAAATGTCTGACGACCTGGATATTCCAACTGTAGATCCTATGACCAGGACAACCACCATATTGAGTTATGTGTGGTCCAACGACCTTAACCCGACAGTTAATGAAAGCCCGTTGGTATGGGGCAAGCATTATGCTAATATCTATGCCTTTAATGCAGTAATCAATGGTGTTGAACAGGCAACAACTGGAACTCCAAAGGAAAAGAAAAAGCTTAAAGCTGAAGCACTGGTAGGCAGGGCATTTGAATACTTGTACCTGGTAAATTTATATGCCAGGACCTATAACGCTGCAACAGCCAATACAGACCTGGCAGTTCCTTTCATTATCTCAACAGACATCATGAACAAAACACCCGAAA from Pedobacter africanus includes:
- a CDS encoding SusC/RagA family TonB-linked outer membrane protein; the encoded protein is MRINLIIILMTSFLLQVSAGSFAQKITLNEKNASFEAIINKIQAQSGYDFIGNTVLIRTAKPVSINVKEISLAQALELCFANQDLSYTLKDKTVVIKHKQASIFDKVVDFFTAIEIRGKVLDEKGNPLAGASIKVKGSDKGTVSNSNGEFLLENLNENAILQIHFVGYITKEITAKVLKENPVVRLEINTGELNEVAVVSTGYQKIPTEQLTGSTSTINKKAYESPIITNNFLQGLQNKLPGVLINGDLKFEGNSLFQIRGISTISATKQPLVVVDGYPTELSLDAINPNEIESVTVLKDAAAAAIYGVRASNGVIIVERKKAVKGDAKFEFRSTLSVTSKEDYTTYRLAPNTARMNYRIDSYDRTGSQNRDYFTNNPGRYNGGDEPLIDLASGLITRAEMEKRMAEQYAYDNKDDYSRFFEQNKVTQQYDFNFSGGTEKALYYISSNLTRNQNSKIKSNDQRFLLSGRGTYNFNDKLSFVLTTDFMQNKGNGTPVYNYTDFYSFERFQDDNGTPLSTFAGSPTNPLYNPGIIAKGYYDNRYYPLKEINEVSDQSKSTSNKVVGDLFYKIIPGLTLKMGGVYEYSSNNIKHYASENAAEIKQYVNLYSEVGTDGSIKFNLPKGGYNKTKVGTTTGYTLRAQLNYDKKLNEDHAINVITGAEIRKVTSELNGYANFGYSEQTLLQQPVDYNKILTGSWFNTLFPNNSLSYTDLFQKTFSDDRFASAYFNGVYGYKSKYMVSGSIRIDQSNLFGTDPKYRYKPLWSFGVAWNVDKEAFMENAVWINKLKLRISDGFNGNVSKASLPQILANYAQNLRTSPTSTGLNIQSLENSALRWEETSNFNTGLDFTLFNRISGSIDYYSKRSSDLLGNTAIDPTKGASFTTLNSAKINNKGLEISLNSDWLHRKGFNWNTGIAFSYNTSKVLNVYQNNLKLNYQYVDGSNANNYIVGYPVGAMFSFRFAGLNQRGLPTVYDKNGNTKELYANTNDEGINDLNYSGNGVPPYAIGISNRFDIGPFYLYAMVDLYTGFKTRIPRPSIFSNRPLEGAENYFRTAGDEANTDVLGFYAFSNMDITRTFAVYDNSDKYVVNGSYILLRDVTLSYRFKNQVFKQLGFSNFELKAQGSNLFTKGFNKYNYSLATGNYARRNLVPTFTIGLFTNF